Proteins encoded by one window of Kribbella italica:
- a CDS encoding TIGR03943 family putative permease subunit, translated as MVVAVKRNVAGLVVVFVGAAIVQLAISNTYLRYVKPGMRWMLLAAGIILILLAVVDVLADTKSKEHADDGHNHHGLPRAAWLMLIPVFALLVVDPPALGADAAQRQSPVAAKPVAPKGNSWLADSARNTGPVPLAVRDYAVWAVWEKESMKGRDFQLTGFVTPGKNGSWYVSRIGLTCCVADGTAFMVEARGQAAPPKNQWVTVTGEWAEPSKRSDGDVAALTVSEVKTVTAPANPYE; from the coding sequence ATGGTGGTTGCTGTGAAGCGCAACGTCGCAGGTCTCGTCGTCGTCTTCGTCGGTGCGGCGATCGTGCAGCTGGCGATCTCCAACACCTATCTGCGGTACGTGAAACCCGGGATGCGCTGGATGCTGCTCGCGGCCGGGATCATCCTCATCCTGCTCGCGGTCGTCGACGTCCTGGCCGACACCAAGAGCAAGGAACACGCCGACGACGGCCACAACCACCACGGCCTCCCCCGCGCCGCCTGGCTGATGCTGATCCCGGTCTTCGCGCTGCTCGTCGTCGACCCGCCCGCACTCGGCGCCGACGCCGCCCAGCGACAGTCCCCGGTCGCGGCCAAACCGGTCGCCCCGAAGGGCAACTCCTGGCTCGCCGACAGCGCGCGGAACACCGGACCGGTACCGTTGGCAGTCAGGGACTACGCCGTCTGGGCCGTGTGGGAGAAGGAGAGCATGAAGGGTCGCGACTTCCAGCTCACCGGCTTCGTCACGCCCGGCAAGAACGGCAGCTGGTACGTGTCCCGGATCGGCCTGACCTGCTGCGTGGCCGACGGTACGGCGTTCATGGTCGAGGCCCGCGGCCAAGCGGCCCCGCCGAAGAACCAGTGGGTCACCGTGACCGGCGAGTGGGCCGAGCCGAGCAAGCGTTCCGACGGCGACGTCGCCGCGCTGACCGTCTCCGAGGTGAAGACCGTGACCGCACCGGCCAACCCGTACGAGTGA
- a CDS encoding permease produces MSTPEVTENPVLTPSEEPPKEPAGSSIAFTITLVVLVGLALFGRKLFAGLFTDDGVRTWATMFVGVTVQALPFLVLGVLLSAALTAFVPASFFAKALPKHPALAVPVASASGVILPGCECASVPVSAALMARGVTPAAAIAFLLSAPAINPVVLASTAVAFPGQPKVVVARALTSLGVSMALGWLWLATGKGGSWLRMPKSRHAEGTAKLEVFRSSMLHDFLHAGGFLVIGAAAAATLNVVVPREWLDHVASNLLLSVVVLGLLAVLLAICSEADAFVAASLTQFSLTARLAFMVVGPIVDVKLIALQAGTFGPKFAVRFAPATFVVAIVASLLVGWWLL; encoded by the coding sequence ATGAGCACGCCGGAAGTGACGGAAAATCCCGTTCTGACGCCCTCCGAAGAGCCGCCCAAGGAGCCCGCCGGCTCCTCGATCGCCTTCACGATCACCCTCGTCGTGCTGGTCGGCCTCGCCCTGTTCGGCCGCAAGCTCTTCGCGGGCCTGTTCACCGACGACGGCGTCCGCACCTGGGCGACGATGTTCGTCGGCGTGACCGTCCAGGCACTGCCGTTCCTCGTCCTCGGCGTCCTCCTCTCGGCGGCACTGACGGCGTTCGTCCCCGCCTCGTTCTTCGCCAAGGCCCTCCCGAAGCACCCGGCCCTCGCGGTCCCGGTCGCCAGCGCGTCCGGCGTGATCCTGCCCGGCTGCGAGTGCGCGTCGGTCCCGGTCTCGGCCGCGCTGATGGCCCGCGGCGTCACCCCGGCGGCCGCGATTGCGTTCCTCCTCTCGGCCCCCGCGATCAACCCCGTCGTACTGGCCTCGACCGCGGTGGCCTTCCCAGGCCAGCCGAAGGTCGTCGTCGCCCGCGCGCTCACCTCCCTCGGTGTCTCCATGGCCCTCGGCTGGCTCTGGCTGGCCACCGGCAAGGGCGGTTCCTGGCTCCGGATGCCCAAGAGCCGGCACGCCGAAGGCACCGCCAAGCTCGAGGTCTTCCGCTCGTCGATGCTGCACGACTTCCTGCACGCCGGCGGGTTCCTGGTGATCGGCGCCGCCGCGGCGGCCACGCTCAACGTCGTGGTCCCGCGCGAGTGGCTCGACCACGTCGCCAGCAACCTGCTGCTCTCGGTCGTCGTCCTGGGTCTGCTGGCCGTCCTGCTGGCGATCTGCTCGGAGGCGGACGCGTTCGTCGCGGCCAGCCTGACGCAGTTCTCGCTGACCGCGCGGCTCGCGTTCATGGTGGTCGGGCCGATCGTGGACGTGAAGCTGATCGCCTTGCAGGCCGGTACGTTCGGCCCGAAGTTCGCCGTACGGTTCGCGCCGGCCACGTTCGTGGTCGCGATCGTCGCCAGTCTCCTCGTCGGATGGTGGTTGCTGTGA
- a CDS encoding EamA family transporter produces the protein MNPRHVLLALAVVLVWGINFVVIEVGLEEFPPLLFSALRFLLAAVPAIFVLGRPRVAWRYVIGVGLALGVAKFGLLFVAMDHGVPAGLASLVLQSQVIFTVLFAVLVLRERPRRTQLIGIGVACLGLLLIVVDSGLATPVGALLLVIAAGACWGVSNTVTRHAKPQDMLRFMVWVSAVAVLPLTVLSLLVEGPRADMDALRSIDLGGAAALLYLAGVATLFGFGAWGFLLGRYDASTVAPFSLLVPVVGMGAAWLLRGEAVGAQQAVAAVLIMGGMACTVIRPRVSRPVVTAPVG, from the coding sequence ATGAACCCTCGTCACGTGCTGCTCGCACTCGCCGTCGTCCTCGTCTGGGGGATCAACTTCGTCGTCATCGAGGTCGGGCTCGAGGAGTTTCCGCCGTTGCTGTTCTCGGCGCTGCGGTTCCTGCTGGCGGCGGTGCCGGCGATTTTCGTCCTGGGGCGGCCGCGGGTGGCGTGGCGGTACGTGATCGGGGTCGGGCTCGCGCTGGGGGTGGCGAAGTTCGGACTGCTGTTCGTGGCGATGGACCACGGCGTACCGGCCGGACTGGCGTCGCTCGTGCTGCAGTCGCAGGTGATCTTCACGGTGCTGTTCGCCGTACTGGTGCTGCGGGAGCGGCCGCGGCGTACGCAGCTGATCGGCATCGGCGTTGCCTGCTTGGGACTGCTGCTGATCGTGGTGGACAGCGGGCTTGCGACACCGGTCGGTGCCCTGCTGCTCGTCATCGCGGCCGGAGCCTGCTGGGGTGTGTCGAACACGGTGACCCGGCACGCGAAGCCGCAGGACATGCTGCGCTTCATGGTGTGGGTGAGTGCGGTCGCCGTACTGCCGTTGACCGTGCTGTCCCTGCTGGTGGAGGGTCCGCGCGCTGATATGGACGCCTTGCGCAGCATCGATCTGGGCGGCGCGGCCGCGCTGCTCTACCTGGCGGGGGTTGCGACGCTCTTCGGATTCGGGGCCTGGGGCTTCCTGCTCGGCCGGTACGACGCCAGCACGGTCGCGCCGTTCTCGCTGCTGGTGCCTGTGGTCGGGATGGGCGCGGCCTGGCTGCTCCGCGGCGAGGCGGTCGGTGCGCAGCAGGCGGTCGCCGCCGTACTGATCATGGGTGGGATGGCCTGCACGGTGATCCGGCCGCGCGTCTCTCGACCGGTGGTCACTGCTCCGGTTGGGTGA
- a CDS encoding NADAR family protein gives MTTPQSTADLLDGLSRKKRYRYVFFWGDTPRRDGQVDASCLSQWFHAPFTVDGVRYPTAEHWMMAGKARLFGDRDAEQEVIAAGHPQQAKAIGRTVSGFDTEIWQRHRLELVVEGNLHKFAQNDALRDYLLGTKDRILVEASPVDRIWGIGLAADDDRAEHPAQWRGLNLLGFALMRARDQLTQPEQ, from the coding sequence ATGACCACACCACAGTCCACCGCTGACCTGCTCGACGGCCTGTCCCGCAAGAAGCGCTACAGGTACGTCTTCTTCTGGGGCGACACTCCGCGCCGCGACGGGCAGGTCGACGCGAGCTGCTTGAGCCAGTGGTTCCACGCGCCGTTCACCGTGGACGGCGTGCGCTACCCGACCGCCGAGCACTGGATGATGGCCGGCAAGGCCCGGTTGTTCGGCGACCGCGACGCCGAGCAAGAAGTGATCGCCGCGGGCCATCCGCAGCAGGCGAAGGCGATCGGCCGCACGGTCAGCGGCTTCGACACCGAGATCTGGCAGCGGCACCGCCTCGAGCTGGTTGTCGAGGGCAACCTCCACAAGTTCGCCCAGAACGACGCCCTGCGCGACTACCTGCTCGGAACGAAGGACCGCATCCTGGTCGAGGCCAGCCCGGTCGACCGCATCTGGGGCATCGGCCTGGCCGCCGACGACGACCGCGCCGAGCACCCGGCGCAGTGGCGCGGCCTCAACCTGCTCGGCTTCGCCCTGATGCGCGCCCGCGACCAGCTCACCCAACCGGAGCAGTGA
- a CDS encoding glycoside hydrolase family 5 protein — MTRTRWTALAGSVLLAATTLISTTTSSAAPQPEPQAATPVAINGQLRVCGVKLCNQYGKPIQLRGMSTHGIQWYSQCVKTASLDALANDWNADVLRISMYIQEGGYETDPRRFTDMVHGYIEEATRRGMYALVDWHQLTPGDPNANLARAKTFFTEIADRHKNKTNIIYDIANEPNNVSWAGIKSYAEQMIPVIRAKDSDGVVFVGTHGWASLGISDGRTEADIVNNPINATNFMYTFHFYAASHKTEYFNALSRAADKIPLFVTEFGTQTASGDGGNDFTNSQKYLDFLASKKIGWTNWNFSDDFRSGAVFKEGTCSGNNFTGPSVLKPAGVWIRDRIRTPDDFPTS; from the coding sequence ATGACGCGTACCCGATGGACCGCCCTGGCCGGCAGCGTGCTGCTGGCCGCCACCACCCTGATCTCCACGACCACGAGCTCGGCGGCTCCCCAGCCCGAGCCCCAGGCCGCGACCCCGGTCGCGATCAACGGCCAGCTCCGCGTTTGCGGCGTGAAACTGTGCAACCAGTACGGCAAGCCGATCCAGCTGCGCGGGATGAGCACGCACGGCATCCAGTGGTACAGCCAGTGCGTCAAGACCGCCTCGCTGGACGCCCTCGCCAACGACTGGAACGCCGACGTCCTGCGGATCTCGATGTACATCCAGGAGGGCGGCTACGAGACCGACCCGCGCCGCTTCACCGACATGGTGCACGGCTACATCGAGGAAGCCACCCGGCGCGGGATGTACGCGCTGGTCGACTGGCACCAGCTGACGCCGGGCGACCCGAACGCCAACCTGGCCCGGGCGAAGACGTTCTTCACCGAGATCGCCGACCGGCACAAGAACAAGACCAACATCATCTACGACATCGCCAACGAGCCGAACAACGTCTCCTGGGCCGGCATCAAGTCGTACGCCGAGCAGATGATCCCCGTGATCCGGGCCAAGGACTCCGACGGCGTCGTGTTCGTCGGCACCCACGGCTGGGCCTCGCTCGGGATCTCCGACGGCCGCACCGAGGCCGATATCGTCAACAACCCGATCAACGCGACGAACTTCATGTACACGTTCCACTTCTACGCCGCGTCCCACAAGACCGAGTACTTCAACGCGCTGTCCCGGGCCGCGGACAAGATCCCGCTGTTCGTCACCGAGTTCGGCACCCAGACCGCGAGCGGTGACGGTGGCAACGACTTCACCAACTCCCAGAAGTACCTGGACTTCCTGGCCAGCAAGAAGATCGGCTGGACGAACTGGAACTTCTCCGACGACTTCCGATCCGGTGCCGTCTTCAAGGAAGGCACCTGCTCCGGGAACAACTTCACCGGTCCGTCGGTCCTGAAGCCGGCCGGAGTCTGGATCCGCGACCGGATCCGCACGCCTGACGACTTCCCGACCAGCTGA
- a CDS encoding LysR family transcriptional regulator, producing the protein MIDLGRLRALHAVALYGSVGSAADALGYTPSAVSQQLAKLERETRTTLLEKRGRGIALTDAAQELAATASKVLELVEDAELRLEEQRGQAIGELVIAAFPTATRGLLPAALPGLIDSNPALDVRVVELDPFDGVTAVQRGEVHIAVVHDWHNTPLTLTEDLSRTKLGTDPADVLVPVTHRLAGKESVRASDLVGERWICQPPGTICHDWLIRTMRKAGVEPDVAYSIAEYQTQIAMLDRGIGIGMIPRLGRGPLPPGVTAIPLQPAPSRRLYAVWRTATARRPAVAVTLSALKTAWRDRSTA; encoded by the coding sequence ATGATCGACCTCGGCCGCCTGCGCGCCCTGCACGCCGTCGCCCTTTACGGATCGGTCGGCAGCGCCGCCGACGCGCTCGGCTACACGCCGTCCGCGGTCTCCCAGCAGCTCGCCAAGCTCGAGCGCGAGACCCGTACGACGCTGCTCGAGAAGCGCGGCCGTGGCATCGCCCTCACCGACGCCGCCCAGGAGCTCGCCGCCACCGCGTCGAAGGTGCTCGAGCTCGTCGAGGACGCCGAGCTCCGCCTCGAGGAGCAACGCGGCCAGGCCATCGGCGAGCTCGTGATCGCCGCGTTCCCCACCGCCACCCGCGGTCTGCTCCCGGCCGCCCTGCCGGGGCTGATCGACAGCAACCCCGCGCTCGACGTACGGGTCGTCGAGCTGGATCCGTTCGACGGCGTCACGGCGGTCCAGCGCGGCGAAGTCCACATCGCCGTCGTGCACGACTGGCACAACACCCCGCTCACGCTGACCGAGGACCTGTCCCGGACCAAGCTCGGCACGGACCCGGCCGACGTCCTCGTCCCGGTCACGCATCGCCTGGCCGGCAAGGAGTCCGTCCGCGCCAGCGACCTGGTCGGCGAGCGCTGGATCTGCCAGCCGCCCGGCACGATCTGCCACGACTGGCTGATCCGGACGATGCGCAAGGCCGGCGTCGAGCCCGACGTCGCCTACTCCATCGCGGAGTACCAGACCCAGATCGCGATGCTCGACCGGGGAATCGGGATCGGCATGATTCCGCGCCTCGGCCGCGGCCCCCTGCCGCCGGGCGTGACGGCGATCCCGCTGCAGCCCGCGCCGAGCCGCCGCCTGTACGCCGTCTGGCGGACGGCGACCGCCCGCCGGCCCGCCGTCGCGGTCACGCTCAGCGCCCTGAAGACCGCCTGGCGGGACCGCAGTACCGCCTGA